The Cloeon dipterum chromosome X, ieCloDipt1.1, whole genome shotgun sequence genome includes a window with the following:
- the eIF3l gene encoding eukaryotic translation initiation factor 3 subunit L: MYSEEYGESTGYEYNYGGDYDGHTGDPHLDMEYDRQYAYKVPDVVNKFITYFKNAISEGMIFEIQNYYENSFPKLTEQFFDKKSWPDEADIAPLVDNDPVFLILYKELYYRHIYARIPGGPSFEQRVQSFYNYCEFFNYILNGETPVSLELPDLWLWELVDEFVYQFQTFAQYRARGGKRTPEEIETLNQNKMWNVLCVLNVLHSLVDKSNIKKQLEVYASGGDPDTVAGDFGRHSLYKMLGYFSLVGLLRLHSLLGDYYQAIKVLENMEIHKKYSHVPACQITTSYYVGFAYMMMRRYADAIQTFSSILLYIQRTKQLFQTRSYQNDQINKQTDQMYTLLAICLVLHPMCVDESIQQSLRERNFHEKMYKMQYGDLNEFEQCFNFGCPKFLSPCSTNVESEDSVKEAMKHQTNVFMDEVRQQKMLPTIRSYLKLYTTLPVSKLASFMAQQARSEGSNEGTVAKVDIAKETEDLIIHLLCFKHKMKNLVWSKGASGLEGQFQSGSELDFYIDHDMIHIADTKVAHRYGEFFIRKIMKFEELHRKIKQVKI; the protein is encoded by the exons ATGTATTCAGAGGAATATGGAGAGAGT ACTGGGTATGAGTACAATTATGGCGGGGACTATGATGGCCACACGGGAGACCCTCACCTGGATATGGAATATGACCGACAATATGCCTACAAGGTGCCTGATGTGGTCAACAAGTTCATCACATACTTTAAGAACGCTATCTCTGAGGgcatgatttttgaaattcaaaattactaCGAGAACTC ATTCCCCAAGCTCACTGAGCAATTCTTCGACAAGAAGTCATGGCCAGATGAGGCTGATATTGCTCCACTTGTGGACAACGACCCTGTTTTCCTTATTCTGTATAAGGAGTTGTACTACCGGCACATTTACGCCCGCATCCCTGGTGGACCTTCTTTCGAACAGAGAGTCCAGTCCTTCTACAACTACTGCGAGTTCTTTAACTATATTCTCAATGGAGAGACGCCAGTGTCTCTAGAACTGCCAGACCTTTGGCTTTGGGAATTGGTTGATGAATTTGTCTACCAATTCCAAACCTTTGCTCAGTACAG GGCAAGAGGTGGAAAGAGGACTCCCGAAGAGATCGAGACCTTGAACCAGAACAAAATGTGGAACGTGCTGTGCGTACTGAACGTGCTCCACTCGTTGGTCGACAAGTCCAACATTAAGAAACAGCTGGAAGTGTACGCCAGCGGTGGCGACCCTGACACAGTGGCTGGCGACTTTGGGCGCCATTCGCTCTACAAAATGCTGGGCTACTTCAGCCTGGTTGGCCTTCTGAGGTTGCATTCTCTGCTTGGTGATTACTACCAAGCCATCAAAGTTCTGGAAAACATGGAAATTCACAAGAAG TATTCGCATGTGCCCGCGTGCCAGATAACAACTTCTTACTACGTTGGATTTGCCTACATGATGATGAGGCGATATGCTGACGCTATCCAGACATTCAGCTCAATTTTGCTGTACATTCAGCGCACAAAGCAGCTGTTCCAAACTCGTTCGTACCAAAATGATCAG ATTAACAAGCAAACTGATCAGATGTACACTCTGCTGGCCATCTGCCTGGTGCTGCACCCAATGTGCGTGGATGAGTCAATCCAGCAGTCGCTGCGAGAACGCAACTTCCATGAGAAGATGTACAAGATGCAGTACGGAGACCTGAACGAGTTCGAGCAGTGCTTCAACTTTGGCTGCCCTAAGTTCCTCTCGCCTTGTTCGACCAACGTCGAATCGGAAGACTCGGTCAAGGAGGCCATGAAGCACCAAACCAACGTGTTCATGGACGAGGTGCGGCAGCAGAAAATGTTACCGACCATCCGCTCATACCTGAAGCTATACACCACACTGCCTGTGTCGAAACTGGCGTCCTTCATGGCGCAGCAGGCTCGATCTGAGGGATCAAATGAAGGCACCGTCGCCAAGGTCGACATTGCCAAAGAGACCGAGGACCTGATCATCCACCTGCTCTGCTTCAAGCACAAGATGAAGAATCTGGTGTGGAGCAAGGGAGCCTCTGGACTTGAGGGCCAGTTCCAGTCCGGCTCAGAGCTCGACTTTTACATCGACCATGACATGATCCACATTGCTGACACTAAGGTTGCACACAGATATGGCGAGTTTTTCATCAGAAAAATCATGAAGTTTGAAGAGCTGCACAGGAAAATCAAGCAGGTTAAGATCTGA